The following coding sequences lie in one Candidatus Phytoplasma solani genomic window:
- the rpsD gene encoding 30S ribosomal protein S4, translating into MSRYTGSLWKISRRLNYSVTETSKELRKRAYAPGQHGQKRVKISDYGLQLREKQKLRFTYGMSEKQFRKTFENASKLKGIHGEMFLVLLESRLDNVVYRLGFATTRAQARQLVNHGHILVDGKKVDIASYRLKPGQTVTLREKSKNLKIVKDALERKFVRSDYVSLDKQLIGKYVRYPQRNEFLAEINEQLIVEYYNR; encoded by the coding sequence ATGTCAAGATATACAGGTTCGCTTTGGAAAATTTCTAGACGCCTAAATTATTCTGTTACAGAAACTAGTAAAGAATTACGCAAAAGAGCTTATGCTCCTGGTCAACACGGGCAAAAAAGAGTTAAAATAAGTGATTATGGTTTGCAATTGCGAGAAAAACAAAAATTACGTTTCACTTATGGCATGTCAGAAAAGCAATTTCGTAAAACTTTTGAAAACGCCAGCAAACTAAAAGGGATTCATGGTGAAATGTTTTTAGTTTTATTAGAGTCACGCCTTGATAATGTGGTTTATCGCTTAGGTTTTGCAACCACTAGAGCGCAAGCTAGGCAACTAGTTAATCACGGTCATATTTTAGTCGATGGTAAAAAAGTAGATATTGCATCTTATCGTCTTAAACCAGGCCAAACTGTTACTTTAAGAGAAAAATCTAAAAATCTAAAAATAGTTAAAGACGCTTTGGAAAGAAAATTTGTCCGTTCAGATTATGTTTCTTTAGATAAGCAATTAATCGGAAAATACGTGAGATATCCCCAAAGAAATGAATTTTTAGCCGAAATTAATGAACAATTAATTGTTGAATATTACAATAGATAA
- the mgtA gene encoding magnesium-translocating P-type ATPase, with protein MKKKNLKQKETVKFLKKISIQNHQETFQTLGSSWKGLDKNKIILQRNLHGLNLLTKENKNNFLKKIIEMIITPFNLVLIILMVVSLINDVIIPRNTGSKGNYVTIITTFIMFISSFLVQFTQENKYLKITSQLQKLVQNTTAVKRNNQKQEIPLEEVVVGDLILLAAGDIVPADLKLLETKDFFVKTSTFTGESEPVEKKAEAIGQYDNFLEDPRLVLTGSTVISGYATGIVVLVGKDTYLGKINKEINQKKGISHLDSNLNQIAKLLFICIFMILPLVFGFNYFKEKNDFLQTILFTLTIAFGLTPKMLPLIIATSFSQGIVALSKKKVIVKNLNAISSFGATNVLFTDKTGTLTEDKVFLEDFCDLKGKQNIRVLKHAYLNSFFQTGLKSLIDEAIIKKVDEFSLDNITQNFIKIDEIPFDFKRRKMSIIIEDKNHKKQMITKGAIEEILNICDYVEIEGKIEPLNLKNKKLVLDKTVVYNQNGMRVVGVAQKNIFQNQTQIKEEKMVLIGLLTFLDPIKKSSIKTIASFHQKGIVVKILTGDNEILTKTIAQKLQINTTYCLQGHVIDQLNDETLYEEAQKTHLFIKLSPEQKARIISLFKKKGNIVAFMGDGINDAFAMQKADVSICVNTGAEITKEIADIILLEKELNVLEQGILEGRKTYTNAIKYIKFTLSSNFGNSLSILLASLFLPFQPMLVLQVLFLDLIYDLICFSIPFDNVDQIYLKKPCKFDFKNIKNFMLWFGILSFFIDFLFLVGMSVLGKVEKNESLFQTSWFIFSMWSQTLTLFLLRTDKFFNKKKQKNFPSPLIIVFSILGLIVSTFSPCIELIQKALKLDSNFFKSTSSFIWLLLIFLLFFYCLVMTWAKKLFIKKNKQLL; from the coding sequence ATGAAAAAAAAGAATTTGAAACAAAAAGAGACAGTTAAATTTCTTAAAAAAATAAGTATTCAAAATCATCAAGAAACTTTTCAAACTCTGGGTTCTTCTTGGAAAGGTTTAGATAAAAACAAAATAATTTTACAAAGAAATTTGCATGGCTTGAACCTTTTAACTAAAGAAAATAAAAATAATTTTTTGAAAAAAATAATAGAAATGATTATTACACCCTTTAATCTTGTTTTAATTATTTTAATGGTCGTTTCTTTGATTAATGACGTTATTATTCCACGCAATACAGGAAGTAAAGGTAATTATGTTACTATTATTACTACGTTTATAATGTTTATTAGTTCTTTTTTAGTTCAATTTACTCAAGAAAACAAATATTTAAAAATTACTTCTCAATTACAAAAACTAGTTCAAAACACTACTGCTGTTAAACGCAACAATCAAAAGCAAGAAATTCCTTTAGAAGAAGTTGTTGTAGGAGATCTTATTTTACTTGCTGCAGGAGATATTGTGCCTGCCGATCTTAAATTACTTGAAACTAAAGATTTTTTTGTTAAAACAAGTACTTTTACTGGCGAATCTGAGCCAGTTGAAAAAAAAGCAGAAGCAATTGGACAATACGACAATTTTTTAGAAGATCCAAGATTAGTTTTAACTGGTTCTACAGTTATTTCTGGTTATGCTACAGGGATTGTTGTTCTTGTTGGTAAAGATACTTATTTAGGAAAAATAAATAAAGAAATTAACCAAAAAAAAGGCATTTCTCATTTAGATTCTAATCTTAATCAAATCGCTAAATTATTATTCATATGTATTTTTATGATATTGCCTTTAGTTTTTGGTTTTAATTATTTCAAAGAAAAAAATGATTTTTTACAAACAATTTTATTTACTTTAACAATTGCCTTTGGTTTAACTCCTAAGATGCTTCCTTTGATTATTGCTACTTCTTTTTCTCAAGGAATTGTTGCTTTATCGAAAAAAAAAGTTATTGTTAAAAATTTAAATGCTATTTCTAGTTTTGGTGCTACAAATGTTCTTTTTACTGATAAAACTGGTACTTTAACCGAAGATAAAGTTTTTTTAGAAGACTTTTGTGATTTAAAAGGCAAGCAAAATATACGTGTTTTAAAACATGCTTATTTAAATAGTTTTTTTCAAACTGGATTAAAAAGTTTAATTGATGAAGCTATTATTAAAAAAGTTGATGAATTTTCTTTAGATAATATTACACAAAATTTTATCAAAATTGATGAAATTCCTTTTGATTTCAAAAGAAGAAAAATGAGTATTATCATAGAAGATAAAAACCATAAAAAACAAATGATTACTAAAGGAGCAATTGAAGAAATTTTAAATATTTGTGATTATGTTGAAATTGAAGGCAAAATAGAACCTTTGAATTTAAAAAATAAAAAACTAGTTTTAGACAAAACTGTTGTTTATAATCAAAATGGTATGCGAGTAGTTGGTGTTGCTCAAAAAAATATTTTCCAAAATCAAACACAAATTAAAGAAGAAAAAATGGTACTTATTGGATTACTTACTTTTTTAGATCCAATTAAAAAAAGTTCAATAAAAACTATTGCATCATTTCATCAAAAAGGTATTGTTGTCAAAATTTTAACAGGTGATAATGAGATATTAACTAAAACTATTGCTCAAAAATTACAAATTAATACAACTTATTGTTTGCAAGGACACGTTATTGACCAATTAAATGATGAAACTCTATATGAAGAAGCTCAAAAAACTCATTTATTTATAAAATTATCTCCTGAACAAAAAGCCCGCATTATTTCTCTTTTTAAAAAAAAAGGTAATATAGTTGCTTTTATGGGTGATGGCATTAATGATGCTTTTGCAATGCAAAAAGCTGATGTAAGTATTTGTGTAAATACTGGAGCTGAAATCACTAAAGAAATAGCTGATATTATTCTTTTAGAAAAAGAATTAAACGTTTTAGAACAAGGAATTTTAGAAGGAAGAAAAACTTATACTAACGCAATTAAATATATTAAATTCACTTTGTCTTCTAATTTTGGTAATTCTTTAAGCATTTTATTAGCTAGTTTGTTTTTGCCATTTCAACCAATGTTAGTTTTGCAAGTTTTATTTTTAGATTTAATTTATGATTTAATTTGTTTTTCTATTCCTTTTGATAATGTTGACCAAATATATTTGAAAAAACCTTGTAAGTTTGATTTTAAAAACATTAAAAATTTTATGCTTTGGTTTGGTATTCTTTCTTTTTTTATAGATTTTCTCTTTTTAGTAGGGATGTCTGTTTTAGGAAAAGTAGAAAAAAACGAATCATTATTCCAAACAAGTTGGTTTATTTTTTCAATGTGGTCGCAAACATTAACTCTTTTTTTATTAAGAACAGATAAATTTTTTAACAAAAAGAAACAAAAAAATTTCCCTTCACCATTAATTATTGTTTTTTCTATTTTAGGACTTATTGTTTCTACTTTTTCTCCTTGCATTGAATTAATTCAAAAAGCTCTTAAATTAGATTCTAATTTTTTTAAATCTACAAGCTCTTTTATTTGGTTATTGTTAATCTTTTTATTATTTTTTTATTGCTTAGTTATGACTTGGGCAAAAAAACTTTTTATTAAAAAAAATAAACAATTATTATAG
- a CDS encoding DnaB-like helicase C-terminal domain-containing protein: MINQTVEHILLKFLLLNPKAFDQIVNKINIHDFNDAKVKFIYNLLLGLKQQKQIWDINKSDLFLTNIPKFKRPHIKNYLIEIVQNTPLCQLTEIDSYIQQIKQYSSEKEIEQITNKTHLFTTPKDLMEIILQKTIFNPSKNGLLGLDTGFSQLNNDTLGFQKGELIILGARPGVGKTTLMMNLAINIITKNLNSKVVIFSLEMSNTQLILKSLSSVSNVDMRRLRLGEVSEKEKANIIVSSRALEQLQLFFDDESSLVSEIEIKCNEFRQTNGLDIVFIDYLQLLQDKPVDKISNQLKQLAKKLNIVIFCLAQLNRDSAKGNTPRKPKLTDLKDTGNIEQDADLVMLLYCETNITIASLPQSKYELIIAKNRNGISNKSYQLNFNNQTQTFTEKLEE; this comes from the coding sequence ATGATCAATCAAACAGTAGAACATATTTTATTAAAATTTTTACTTTTAAACCCCAAGGCTTTTGACCAAATAGTCAACAAAATTAATATACATGATTTTAACGATGCAAAGGTGAAATTCATTTATAATCTTTTATTGGGTTTAAAGCAACAAAAACAAATTTGGGATATCAACAAAAGTGATCTTTTTTTAACTAATATTCCTAAGTTTAAACGACCGCATATCAAAAATTACTTAATTGAAATCGTTCAAAATACCCCTTTATGCCAACTGACAGAAATTGACAGTTATATTCAACAAATCAAACAATATAGTTCCGAAAAGGAAATTGAACAAATTACTAACAAAACTCACCTTTTTACTACCCCAAAAGATCTGATGGAAATTATTTTACAAAAAACCATTTTTAATCCTAGTAAAAACGGCTTATTAGGGCTTGATACTGGTTTTAGTCAATTAAACAACGACACTTTAGGCTTCCAAAAAGGAGAGTTAATTATTTTAGGAGCTCGTCCAGGAGTTGGCAAAACTACGTTAATGATGAATTTAGCCATCAATATTATCACCAAAAACCTCAATTCAAAAGTAGTAATTTTCAGTTTAGAAATGAGTAATACTCAATTGATTTTGAAAAGTTTAAGTTCGGTTTCTAATGTCGATATGCGCCGCTTGCGTTTAGGCGAAGTTAGTGAAAAAGAAAAAGCTAATATCATTGTTTCTTCTCGTGCCTTAGAACAATTGCAATTATTTTTTGATGATGAATCATCGTTAGTGTCAGAAATTGAAATTAAATGTAATGAATTTAGACAAACTAATGGTCTAGATATTGTTTTTATTGATTATTTACAGTTATTACAAGATAAACCAGTAGATAAAATTTCGAATCAATTAAAACAATTAGCTAAAAAACTAAATATTGTCATTTTTTGTCTCGCTCAATTAAACCGTGATTCTGCCAAAGGAAATACACCCAGAAAACCAAAATTAACAGATTTAAAAGATACTGGTAACATCGAACAAGACGCTGATTTAGTGATGCTTTTATATTGTGAAACTAACATCACTATTGCGAGTTTGCCACAATCAAAATATGAACTGATTATTGCCAAAAACAGAAACGGTATTTCTAATAAATCCTATCAACTCAATTTCAACAATCAAACCCAAACTTTTACAGAAAAATTAGAAGAATAA
- the tsaD gene encoding tRNA (adenosine(37)-N6)-threonylcarbamoyltransferase complex transferase subunit TsaD, with amino-acid sequence MIILSIETSCDETSVAITQNGKKVLSNVVFSQIKYHQIFGGVVPEIASRKHIELMTLILEKALKEAQIQPQAIDLVAVTQGPGLIGSLLVGINAANVFAYTHQLPLLGVNHLLGHIYAAQIEHQIKPNSLVLLVSGGHTELLYFKDHCQIKLLGTTLDDAVGEVYDKIAKILNLPYPGGSVVDHLAQTGTDTYHLVRPYLKNHNLNFSFSGLKSTLVNLVMKQPFQNLNIPDICASFQASVVDVLFQKTQRALKRYPVSQLIVTGGVAANFSLRKKFKTGFSDLEVIFPSAQYCTDQAAMIGIAAYYQNKITKASKKYDLTALTNLTF; translated from the coding sequence ATGATTATTTTATCGATTGAAACCAGTTGTGATGAAACTAGTGTAGCTATCACTCAAAATGGCAAAAAAGTGTTATCAAATGTAGTTTTTTCCCAAATTAAATATCATCAAATATTTGGTGGGGTTGTTCCTGAAATAGCTTCTCGAAAGCATATTGAATTAATGACTTTAATTTTGGAAAAAGCTTTAAAAGAAGCTCAGATTCAACCGCAAGCAATTGATTTGGTAGCAGTGACTCAAGGACCTGGTTTGATAGGTTCTTTATTGGTTGGCATTAACGCTGCAAATGTTTTCGCTTACACTCACCAATTACCCCTTTTAGGCGTTAATCATTTGTTAGGACACATTTATGCAGCCCAAATTGAGCACCAAATTAAACCGAATTCATTAGTCCTTTTAGTTTCAGGTGGGCATACCGAATTACTTTATTTCAAAGATCATTGTCAAATCAAATTATTGGGGACAACTTTAGATGATGCTGTCGGTGAAGTGTATGATAAAATCGCCAAAATACTAAACTTACCTTATCCTGGCGGATCTGTAGTTGATCATTTAGCTCAAACAGGGACAGATACTTATCATTTGGTCAGACCTTATTTGAAAAATCATAACTTAAATTTTAGTTTTTCTGGTTTAAAAAGCACTTTAGTGAATTTAGTGATGAAACAACCCTTTCAAAATCTTAATATCCCTGATATATGTGCTTCTTTTCAAGCTAGTGTAGTAGATGTTTTATTTCAAAAAACCCAACGAGCTTTAAAGCGTTACCCAGTGTCGCAATTAATTGTAACTGGCGGAGTGGCCGCTAATTTTAGTTTAAGAAAAAAATTTAAAACTGGATTTTCTGATTTAGAAGTAATTTTCCCTAGTGCTCAATATTGTACTGATCAGGCAGCCATGATAGGGATTGCTGCTTATTATCAAAATAAAATTACTAAAGCTTCAAAAAAATACGATTTAACAGCTTTAACTAATTTAACCTTTTAA
- a CDS encoding DNA integrity scanning protein DisA nucleotide-binding domain protein, translating to MNLFPLFFFLFFTLAFLIFSFLLVEYQILKMICLLLWWVSLAYLLQQQHTPIYRFFKDQLKIDISENFYYSFLNFILTSIIIIKAPYLRNISNNWVKYWHAKRKNVFMGGDLTQKEIIATVMELSSQKIGALITIEKNNTLEQYAQKAILINGDVSKELLLNIFTPNTPLHDGAVIIRGDKILCAGAYFTLSSADENFDKKTGSRHRAALGISEITDSMTVVVSEETGNISIALEGIMIKINEKAKLQEYLAIFMN from the coding sequence ATGAATCTTTTTCCTCTTTTCTTTTTTTTGTTTTTTACCTTAGCTTTTCTAATTTTTAGTTTTTTATTGGTTGAATATCAAATTTTAAAAATGATTTGCTTGTTGTTGTGGTGGGTTTCTTTAGCTTATTTATTACAACAACAACACACCCCCATTTATAGGTTTTTTAAAGACCAATTAAAAATAGATATTTCAGAAAATTTTTACTATTCATTTTTAAATTTTATTTTAACTAGCATTATTATTATTAAAGCCCCTTATTTACGCAATATTTCTAATAATTGGGTCAAATATTGGCACGCCAAAAGAAAAAATGTTTTTATGGGTGGCGATCTTACTCAAAAAGAAATTATTGCAACTGTAATGGAACTTTCTTCCCAAAAAATCGGGGCTTTAATTACAATTGAAAAAAATAACACTTTAGAACAATACGCCCAAAAAGCTATTTTAATTAATGGCGATGTTTCCAAAGAACTTTTATTAAATATTTTTACCCCCAACACCCCCTTGCACGATGGAGCAGTCATTATTCGCGGTGATAAAATTTTATGTGCCGGCGCTTATTTTACCTTGTCTTCGGCTGATGAAAATTTTGACAAAAAAACAGGTTCACGCCACCGCGCCGCTTTAGGCATCAGCGAGATTACTGATAGCATGACTGTTGTTGTGTCGGAAGAAACAGGCAATATTTCGATCGCTTTAGAAGGCATTATGATCAAAATTAACGAAAAAGCCAAATTGCAAGAATATCTTGCTATTTTTATGAATTAA
- a CDS encoding pseudouridine synthase, which translates to MERLQKVLAAANLVSRRKAETLILQKRVKVNNQIVYELGTKVSPSDVITVDNTLITKTPLFYYLLNKPQGYLSTAKDNKTRQTVLDLIIEAKTQRLYPVGRLDFNTTGLLLITNDGDLTQKLTHPFFDVQKEYHVKINAFLSNKDLAVFRKGILIDKNYLSIPQEVLILKHRRLPQPSTWLKIVITEGKNRQIRKMMEALGHKVLKLKRYRYSFLTIKGLKTGDYRLLKINEIKKLKTLTNQKQK; encoded by the coding sequence ATGGAAAGATTACAAAAAGTTTTAGCCGCCGCTAATCTAGTTTCTAGAAGAAAAGCAGAAACTTTAATTTTGCAAAAAAGAGTTAAAGTCAACAATCAAATAGTTTATGAATTAGGCACTAAAGTTAGTCCTTCTGATGTTATTACTGTAGATAATACCCTGATTACTAAAACACCTTTATTTTATTATTTACTCAACAAACCCCAAGGCTACCTTTCGACCGCCAAAGATAATAAAACTAGACAGACTGTCCTTGATTTGATCATAGAGGCAAAAACTCAAAGGTTATATCCTGTCGGACGCTTAGATTTTAATACCACCGGACTACTTTTAATTACAAATGATGGCGATCTAACTCAAAAATTAACTCATCCTTTTTTTGATGTCCAAAAAGAATATCATGTTAAAATTAATGCTTTTTTATCCAACAAAGATCTTGCTGTTTTTCGCAAAGGTATTCTAATTGATAAAAATTATTTGTCCATCCCCCAAGAAGTCCTTATTTTAAAACATCGTCGTCTTCCCCAACCTTCGACTTGGCTAAAAATAGTTATCACCGAAGGAAAAAATCGCCAAATCCGAAAAATGATGGAAGCTTTAGGACATAAAGTTTTGAAATTAAAACGTTATCGCTATTCTTTCTTAACTATTAAAGGATTAAAAACTGGCGATTATCGACTATTAAAGATTAACGAAATCAAAAAATTAAAAACTTTAACCAATCAAAAGCAAAAATGA
- the der gene encoding ribosome biogenesis GTPase Der, whose protein sequence is MSFKIAILGRPNVGKSSLFNRIVGKRQAITHHKAGITRDRIYARAEWLTQVFDVIDTGGIEMKDIPFLEQIKQQAQLALDEADVIIFVVDGQIGLTESDSYLSKILYKTKKPVLLAINKIDNHDLLSNTYEFYALGFDAFFPISAHHGIGIGDLLDKIIFHYRNHPNTTTNLIAQNTNKTVEETKNNLIKFCVVGRPNVGKSTLTNSLLTFQRMVVSDIEGTTTDAVDTFFENEGQKYQIIDTAGIKKRGKIYEQEDKYSVLRALGALDKCDIACLVIDAQAGILEQDKNIAGFILEHHKACLIIVNKWDLIPKQTNTMKKFEENIRKEFIFLSYAPVIFLSALKKNRIQSIFAILKRVFSNYQRTFNTGLLNNILQEATLTTPPTFFNQGKAKFQYIFQIKSKAPEFLCFVNDPKYIHFSYERFLKNQFRQNLSLEGTPLKLIFHKKT, encoded by the coding sequence ATGTCGTTTAAAATAGCTATCTTAGGTCGTCCTAATGTCGGAAAATCAAGCCTTTTCAATCGTATTGTTGGCAAAAGACAAGCGATTACCCATCACAAAGCAGGCATTACTCGCGATCGGATTTATGCTCGTGCCGAATGGTTAACTCAGGTTTTTGATGTGATTGATACAGGCGGGATTGAAATGAAAGATATCCCTTTTTTAGAACAAATCAAGCAACAAGCCCAATTAGCTTTAGATGAAGCTGATGTAATCATATTTGTAGTAGATGGACAAATTGGCTTGACTGAAAGTGATAGTTATTTATCTAAAATTTTATATAAAACTAAAAAACCAGTCCTTTTAGCTATCAATAAAATTGATAATCATGATTTATTATCCAATACTTACGAATTTTATGCCCTAGGTTTTGACGCTTTTTTTCCTATCAGCGCTCATCACGGAATCGGAATTGGTGATCTTTTAGATAAAATTATTTTCCATTATCGCAATCACCCTAATACAACTACTAACCTCATTGCCCAAAACACAAATAAAACAGTAGAAGAAACAAAAAATAACCTTATTAAATTTTGTGTTGTGGGACGCCCCAATGTTGGTAAATCAACTCTTACCAATTCTCTTTTAACTTTCCAAAGAATGGTTGTTTCCGATATCGAAGGCACTACTACCGATGCTGTTGATACTTTTTTTGAAAACGAAGGACAAAAGTATCAAATTATTGATACTGCCGGCATTAAAAAAAGAGGAAAAATATATGAACAAGAAGATAAATATAGTGTTTTAAGAGCTTTAGGGGCTTTAGATAAGTGTGATATTGCTTGCTTAGTAATCGATGCTCAAGCTGGCATTTTAGAGCAAGACAAAAATATTGCTGGTTTTATTTTAGAACATCACAAAGCATGTCTTATTATTGTCAACAAATGGGATTTAATTCCCAAACAAACTAACACCATGAAGAAATTTGAAGAAAATATCCGCAAGGAATTTATTTTTTTATCATATGCTCCAGTTATTTTTTTATCAGCCTTAAAGAAAAACCGTATTCAATCAATCTTTGCTATTTTAAAAAGAGTTTTTAGCAATTATCAAAGAACGTTTAACACCGGCCTTTTGAACAATATTTTGCAAGAAGCAACCCTTACGACTCCTCCTACTTTTTTTAACCAAGGAAAAGCTAAATTTCAATATATTTTTCAAATCAAAAGTAAGGCGCCTGAATTTCTTTGTTTCGTCAATGATCCAAAATATATTCACTTTTCTTATGAAAGGTTTTTAAAAAATCAATTCCGTCAAAACCTTTCTTTAGAGGGAACCCCTTTGAAACTTATTTTCCATAAAAAAACATAA
- the cmk gene encoding (d)CMP kinase, whose translation MQNFKLAIDGPAGAGKSTVSQKLSQKLGWNHIDTGAMFRALTLYLIENKIPLQNEHLLSQTLDKVHISYVDNKIFLNQQDVSLKIKNSVVEKNVALVATIKTVRDKLLALQKEICKHFPYLIMDGRDIGTVVIPDANLKIFLTANITKRALRNQAEAHKKGKVVEIQEIIEQLKQRDHQDYHRLLSPLSRATDAVLLDTTELSIDEVVLKISSLIQQRSCKEVSNVV comes from the coding sequence ATGCAAAATTTTAAATTAGCCATCGATGGTCCTGCTGGCGCTGGAAAGAGTACTGTTAGTCAAAAACTATCGCAAAAATTAGGTTGGAATCATATTGACACAGGAGCTATGTTTCGTGCTTTAACTTTATATTTAATAGAAAACAAAATTCCGTTGCAAAATGAGCATCTTTTGAGTCAAACCTTAGATAAAGTTCATATTTCTTATGTTGATAATAAAATTTTTTTAAACCAACAAGATGTTTCTTTAAAAATAAAAAATTCTGTTGTCGAAAAAAACGTTGCTTTGGTTGCCACAATTAAAACAGTTAGAGATAAATTATTGGCTTTACAAAAAGAAATTTGCAAACATTTCCCTTATTTAATTATGGATGGAAGAGATATCGGCACTGTTGTTATCCCTGATGCAAATTTAAAGATTTTTTTAACCGCCAACATCACCAAAAGAGCTTTAAGAAACCAAGCCGAGGCTCACAAAAAAGGTAAAGTTGTTGAAATACAAGAAATCATTGAACAATTAAAACAACGCGACCACCAAGATTATCATCGTCTACTTTCTCCTTTGTCAAGAGCAACAGATGCGGTTTTGTTAGACACTACTGAATTATCAATTGATGAAGTGGTTTTAAAAATCAGCTCTTTGATTCAACAAAGAAGTTGCAAAGAAGTTTCTAATGTCGTTTAA
- a CDS encoding DegV family protein gives MQKRKFGIVVDSTCGSDCGKNIFSDISIVPLTIIVDNKSYVDGTIDNETLLGFIDNKQKVTTSQPNPNLFIEAFEQQFALGYEHVICLTLSHKLSGTFNSALLAKKMLNEDRITVIDTENIGPAVIFALKRIKSLLIQNPNITHQALTFQIQKDQDQGFLLCTVENLKILANNGRISKLKVIIGNLFKIHPILKFQKNVLSIEKKVRHFTKCLDYLVQIILNEKTSQHILDIQMIYVNDDSHAQALLTKINALGDPQIKTSLYGKISPVVAAHIGYKGFGLYLNKINI, from the coding sequence ATGCAAAAAAGAAAATTTGGAATTGTAGTTGATTCTACTTGTGGAAGTGATTGTGGCAAAAATATCTTTTCAGATATCTCAATAGTCCCTTTAACAATCATTGTTGATAACAAAAGTTATGTTGATGGCACAATTGATAATGAAACCTTACTGGGTTTTATTGACAACAAACAAAAAGTAACTACCAGCCAACCTAATCCGAATCTGTTTATAGAAGCTTTTGAACAACAATTTGCTTTAGGTTATGAACATGTTATTTGTTTAACTTTATCTCATAAATTAAGTGGGACTTTTAATAGTGCTCTTTTAGCCAAAAAGATGTTAAATGAAGATAGAATTACTGTGATTGATACTGAAAATATCGGTCCTGCAGTTATTTTTGCTTTAAAAAGAATTAAATCCTTGCTGATACAAAATCCTAATATAACTCATCAAGCATTAACTTTTCAAATTCAAAAAGACCAAGATCAAGGTTTTTTACTGTGTACAGTAGAAAATTTAAAAATATTAGCCAATAATGGGCGGATTAGTAAATTGAAAGTTATTATCGGCAATCTTTTCAAAATACATCCGATTTTAAAATTTCAAAAAAATGTTTTATCAATTGAGAAAAAAGTTCGCCATTTTACTAAATGTCTCGATTATTTAGTCCAAATAATTTTAAACGAAAAAACAAGCCAACATATTTTGGATATACAAATGATTTATGTCAATGATGACAGTCACGCCCAAGCACTTTTAACTAAAATTAACGCTTTAGGTGATCCACAAATTAAAACATCGCTTTATGGAAAAATTTCTCCTGTGGTAGCAGCCCACATTGGGTATAAAGGTTTTGGTTTATATCTTAATAAAATTAATATTTAA